In the Pongo abelii isolate AG06213 chromosome 18, NHGRI_mPonAbe1-v2.0_pri, whole genome shotgun sequence genome, GATTCTTTTCAAAATCTTatttgctttttagtttaatagaCTCAGTGTTCTcatgaatttatttctcccaGAATCTGGTCAACCTGTAGTTCCATTGGACAGACAGTTTCTCATCCATGAACTAAATGCATTTGAAGAATCAAAGGATAATAcaatgtaagaattttttttaaagaagtttccaAATATTGCATTAGAATCATAATTGCACCATGTggttttacttcattttaattcAAGTATTTATTCAGATCTAGTGTGTGTCAAGCATTGTACTAAATCCAGGGTGTGCAGCAGTGAATAAGTCAGATAAGATCTGTGTTTGCTGAAGCTAAAATTTCAGGGCTTCAGAGTGACTAAGCATCTTCTTTCTGGGGTTAGCTCCTTTTGACTTCTTGATCCTTTGTCCTTCtaaggctttgttcttttttttttttaatttataatttcaacttttatttgtattttcaaattatttttgtagaggcaaggcctcactttgttgcccaggctggtcttgaactcatgacctcaagtgatcttcctgccttgacctctaggcaaagtgctagggttacaggtgtgagccccccgTGCCTGGCCTCTGAGGCTCTGCCTTGTCagttgttttcttcatgtttaacTCTTCCTTCACTTCAACTTAGGAATGTACTCAGATCTCTCCtctcctaaaaaaaaacaaaaacaaaaaacctatgaACTTCCAACCCCAAGCTTCTGCTTGAATTCCTTTTTCTACCAAGGTTACTGAATCGGCCCACAGCTTTCGTTACTATTACTCTCTCCTTTGCCCTCTGTGTACCTCCTCTCACCAACTGTGCTCTTGAAAAGGAGGATGACCActttctagttttagtttttttttctatttcagtgttGCTTAAACTTTTTCTGGAGAGTCCCtgtatggccaaaaaaaaaaaaaaaaagtacataggaGACCTGAGAGCATACTTAAAGCaacctttttttaaatctagaactTTCTTTGAAGCCTTACGTTTTCTCATCCTAAAAGTTCTTAAGGCCAGGTGAGGTATctcgtgcctgtaatgccagcactttggaaggctgaagtggatggatcactggagctcaggagttcaagaccagcctggacaacatggggaaaccccatctctagccagacgcagtggctcatgcctgtagtcccagcacttcagaggctgaggcaggcggatcacctgaggtcaggagttcgagaccagcctggtcaacatggcgaaaccccatctctactaaaaatacaaaaagattagccaggcatggtggcgtgcgcctatagtcccagctacttgggaggctcaggcatgagaatcgctttaacctgggcagcggaggttgcagtgagccaagatcgcaccactgcactctagcctaggtgacagaaccagaccctgtctcaaaaaaaaaaaaaaaaagttctgaaagtTGTTTGCTTTACCatacaaatgttttaaatgacaTTCCAGTTAAATTTAACTCTCCCACAAATCCTTGTGTAAAATTAATGTTCCAGGATCATCTACTACCTTTGTCATTGTGTGTATAGTGAAGTCCCAATTGCTTAACATAGCACTTCACGCCTCTATCTTTCTACCCCTGTCTGTTGTTGTATCTGCTCACACCTGATTTCTGATTGTGCCTGGAAAACACTTTGCAACTTTATGCTTCTTTGCCTTGTAAACCATTCCCTTATCCTAGAAGCCCTAGATCACCTTTCTCCCTCTTAACTTCTATTGGAGCATCTTTCCTTTCTGTTGGCCCTGTTCAGATAGTAACTCCTTTATgacattttcctctttctcttcccctcatCTTCccgtgtttctttttcttttcttttttcttttttgtgagatagggtctcactctgtcacccatgctggactgcagtggtcccatctcagctcaccacaatctcctcccgggttcaagtgattctgcctcagcctcctgagtagctgggattacaggtgtgcaccaccatgcccagctaattttttttcatatttttttgtagagatggggtttcaccatgttggccaggctgctctcgaactcctggcctcaagtgatctgcccacctccacctccctaagtgctgtgaggtttttttgtttgttttttcaaggCAGGgtttcagtctgttgcccaggtctCTAGAGTGCAGcggcttgatcatggctcactgcagcctcaaactcctgggctcaagcgattctcccacctcagcctcccatgtagctggaattagaggcatgcgctcgcatgcaccatcatgcctggctgatttttgtattttttgtagaaatggtgttttaccatgttagccaggctggcctccaattCCTcggctcaagttatccacctgccttggccttccaaagtgttgggattacaggcatgagccactgaacctggtaACAAGTGttttgaaaagtataaaaattgtATAATTGAGAAGAGTGGGCAAAATAATTGGAGGAATCTAAGCGTGACTTAGGATGAGCAGTAAGGTATTACATCATTTAATACAAgacatcattttacatttagcAGTTGATGGAAGTAAGCAATGATTATACTCTTACTGGCTTCTTGGTAGCTTTTGAGATACCTACTTCAGATGAAAGTATTAAGAAGTTTGTGCTCACTTTcacagcacatatactaaaattggagtggtacagagattagcatggccccgGCAAAGGGATGACACGCAAATTCGTGAAacgtttcatatttttttaaaaaagaaggccgggcgcattggctcacgcctgtagtctcagcactttgggaggctgaggcaggcggatcacgaggtcaggagatggagaccatcctggctaacacggtgaaaccccgtctctgctaaatatacaaaaaattagccgggcaaggtggcgggtgcatgtagtcccagctacttggaggccgaggcaggagaatgggcatcaaaccgggaggtggagcttgcagtgagccgagatcgcgccactgcactcagcctgggcgacagagcgagactccgtttcaaaaaaaaaagaagtaagtttGAGAGAGGAtgaggaagcaaaaaaaaaaaaaaagttgctgaaacagctttattttttaaaagttaggtaACTTCTTTAAGCCCTTGTTTCTCATGCTTCAGTGATTGACATTCACAAAGTTTGCCATAGTCACATATTACTCATATTATTTACTTACAGATCTACAGTGCTGCATCTAAAACCACTGAGGCCagatatatgtttaaaaatccaaatgttttcaggttttaaaatgacatgcctgtagtcctagctacttaggaggctgaggcaagaagattgcttaaatccaggagattgaggctgcagtgagccatgatcttgctgctgcactccagtgtgggccaCACAGCGAgagttcaattcttttttttttttgagatggagtctcgctcttgtcctccaggctggcgtgcagtggcgtgatctcggctcacggcaaccgccgcctcccaggttcaagcaattctcctgcctcagcctcccaagtagctgcgactacagacgcgtgccaccacgcccggctaattttttgtatttttagtagagacggggtttcaccgtgttagccaggatggtctcgatctcctgacctcatgattctcctgcctcggcctcccaaagtgctgggattataggtgtgagccatcgcgcccggcctgggactttaattctttaaaaaaaaaaaaaaaaaagtaatatggtACATATACCAAATACTACATATATGTGCCAGGGAGTCCTAAAGTAGTGTTCCACAATCacattactattttcttttcttttttttttttgagagcaatgtcatgatttcagctcactgcaacctctgcctcctgggttcaagtgactctcctgcctcagcctcctgagtagctgggattacgggcgcatgccaccatgcccagctaattttgtatttttagtagatacggggtttctccatgttagtcaggctggtcttgaactcccgacctcaggtgatcctcctgccttggcctcccaaagtgctgggattacaggcttgagccaccacacctggcacattAATCTTTTCACACAAAGTAAGATAAAGTCTGTAATAGCCTTGTTAGGTCAACCCTTGCCATCTGATGATTTTTTGCCAGATATATGAAGAGAATCCAGTTTTCAGAATTTTGCATTTCAGAATTACAGGCAAGTTATTGTGAGGCCAcacttttctttaaattatctttttgaaacttattttaaaaaataaaccttaaTCCATGAATTTGCAAGTTGCCTCTCCCttctgcactcaagcaatcctctcacctcagcctcccaagtagctgggaccacaggtgcatattACCTTGTGtggctaatttaaaataaaattgctgtAGAGCTAGGGGACTTGCTATAttcaggctgtctcaaactcctgcttgaggccaggctggCCCCCCAAAGtcccgggattacaggcctgagcccccATGTCCAACCCAAAATTTTAATCACAAGTAAATTTCAttgaatattaattaaaaaaataaaacttttaacatttaaaaatcatcttgaACCAATTAACACTTTGGGGAAGATTACTGTAAAGTAAACAAAGAGACCTGTTTTATATTACTAGGTGACGCTTTCATAAGAGTTGTGGCATCTTATTAAATAAAGAAACTTACTTTCCTGGTTTCCCTGCGGCATGGAAAAATTAGTATGATATTATTCCAGAatttggtagcttaaaacaacaacatagATTATTTGTGGAATATTTGGGGATTTGGGATCGGCTTAGTCACTAAGTCTAGCTCAGGCTCCCCCGTGAGGTTGGAGTCAAGATGCCAGACAGGGTTGTAGTCGGAAGCCTTGAATGTGGCTGAACTATCTGCTTCCAAACTCATAATGATACTGACAGGCGGCCTCAATTCCTTACTGCATGTAACTTTCCAGGGCTGCTGAAGTGTCCTGAGGCATCTGACTTCTCCCAAAGGCAGCAATccaagaaagaaagcaaggaggaAGGCACAGGGCCATTACCACGTGGCCTCTGAAGTCAGCTTTCTGCCAGTTAGAAGTGAGTTCAGCTCACACTCAGAGGGTAATGAGATTCCATCTTTGGAAGGAAGTGTACTATAAACCATTATACCAGCTAGTAAATAGATacatatctcaaaaaataaatcctccccacaaatatatacacctactgtgtacccacaaaaattaaaaataaagattaaatccTTTTAATTGTGTTTTCAAATTTGAGATTGGAAACAAAGGAAAACGTTTCCGTTATGCCACTCTTTATTGTCAGCAGAGCAGCTTTCCTTTATACAAGAATACTAATATAAATCCCTAGGCAGCACACTGTAAGGAAAACAATATGGGATTTGGGGTTCAAGTGTAAACTTTGTTTACTATCTGAGGGAATCTCTAGCAAATCTCCTGGCTGTGGTTTTCTCCTTTATAAATCGCGGTTGATGATTTTGACATTACACGATGAGGATCCGATGAGAAGAGGTATGCGTTCTGTAAACTataaagaagattttaaaatattaggtaatataaatattaatctaaataaatgttagctacacAGGAGCTAACATTTATATACCATttcatatgtgccaggcacagtaaAAAACACTTgacatttattaactcatttagtgCATAACAGCCCTATAAGGGAGGGATGGTGCTTAtcctaatttataaaggaagaaacaTTTATGAGGCTGGAGAGGTTAAGAATCTTACACAGAGTCCCACAGCTAGCaaatggcaaagccaggatttgaactcaggtcacCTGGCTCTCAGGACCTAAGACTTTTTCAGGGCAAGGACTTATTAAGGGGTTTATTGAATACCTGTTGTGTATTAGATGGGGTTAGGTATTGGGAAATATTCTACTGGACTTTGGAGTTTAAAAGATAAATTCCTGTGGATTGATAGAAATGATATTTCAGTGTAGATGAGGTTTAAATTTTTAACACGTTTTCTCTGGGTTTTAAAATTGTCGTGAAATTAAGTGGTACTCTTAAATTTAAAAGTAGGAACAATTTGCAGTTTGGATAATCATGCAGCTTTTTAAAGTCTAGTGAGTCACTTGGTCTTTTTGATGTCAGAGGTTaccttttaaagaataaatgttttaagCTTTTCCCGTTTATGCAGATTTATtagctttcatttttgttttgttttcttcctgctATAGACCTCTTTTACATGGGATTTTAGCCCATTTCTTGCATGGAACTAAGGATGGCATCCAGAATGCATTTCTGAAAGGGCCTTCACTTCAGCCTTCAGACCCAAGTCTTGGCAGACAACCTAGTAGAAGAAAGCCAATGGGTATGAGTTTTCCAAGATTCATCATTTAGCTGTCAGCAAGtatattttcttcctctaaatttttcttttggagTCTTTACTGAGCTTTTGAGTCATAGTTTAATTCTGCTGATATCTAATGTGGCTAGCCTATGTTACTCCAAGAAACAGAATGCTTTTTGGAAAGAATCTTGGACAGGGAAGGATGGGAGGCATAACTGGGCAGAATTCTTAGATGTAATTTCTTTATAGAAGTATTTAaaactccaggccaggcacagtggctcatgcctgtaatcccagcactttgggaggccgaggcaggtggatcgcttgaggccaggagtgtgagactagCCTaagtgacatggtgaaaccccatctctattttttttttaattaaaaaattatattaattcaatttttaaaaagtaaaataaaaaaatactgaaaactccAATTTTCATGTAAATTATAAGTATTTGGAGCAACTTAGATCCTTGGTATACTGAATAAATAGCTTTttatcaagtgattttttttttttttcctttccatgactGCAAAATAAAAGGTAAGATTGCTAAATACAGACAGAGAAGTCATTTGCATTTTTAGGATACTGTTTATGTTAGAGTGGGAGTTACCTACGAGTTACAGATTCTTAGGAGAATGGCACACATTTCTTTCAGAttgcctgttttttaaatgagcttttagtagctttcaaatttttatgtatttttttgagacagggtctcactctgttgcctgactagagtgcagtggtgctatcgtagctcaccgtaaccttgaactgccgggctcaagcaatcctctcaccttcttgcctcagcttcccaagtagctaggacttcaggcaccacacccagctaattttttaatttttgtggacgtggaagtctcactatgttcactaggctggtcttgaactcagtcTTAAGTgatttcccaccttggcctctcagagtgttgGGGTACAGACGCGAGCCTGTACCTGGCCCTCAGTTATTTTGATTATCCCAGCAATGGGATCCCGTTTTCACCATTTGAATTGAGTGGGTTATAGCTCAGTGTTTGCAGTTGTGGTAGAGAgctaatcaattttttttttttgagacagagtctcgctctgtcacccaggctagagtgtagtggtgtgatctcatctcactgtaagctctgcctcctgggttcatgccattcccctgcctcctgggttcatgccattcccctgcctcagcctcccaagtagctgggactacaggcacccatcaccgcactcggctaatttttgtatttttagtggagacagggtttccctgtgttagccaggatggtcttgatctcctgacctcgtgatctgcccaccttggcctcccaaagtgctgggattacaggcttgagccaccatgcccagccaagagctGGTCAATTTTTAAGGACAGTTAAAGGTGGAGTTTAGGCTTTCAATTATCAGAACAAATGTAAATCTTGAATGTTGACACGAACTTTTAGGAAACGCCTAAAATGTGGATTGCCTTTGTAGTTTCCTAAACTGCTGTGACCAGTAGTGACCATGTTAGATGCTTGGTGTCTCTTGAGGTCTAAAAGTAAACAGTGAATCAGGATAACCTCTTTTGGAGGTGGTTTCTGACTGCACTAGGAgatatctttttatatatgttaGAATGCTGAACTGGATGGAACGTTGGAAACTAAGTCATTCCCACCTACTtattttatagttgagaaaacTTTAAGAAGGTTCCAATActaagaggttaagtaactcatCTGAGGCCTGTAGCAGATAATTAGTAGCAGAATCAGCACATTTGATTGCTATTCCCGTATACCTTTCCATATATAGATTATGGAGAAGTTTTCCAAATTCTCTTTTTAGGGATTGGTAAGGAACTGACATTACTGCCTACTAATTGGCAAGTACTTAACgagcaaaataaaacattaattgtgCAAGTACATGAGTAAatctctaaattttttaaatagtaaaaagttccctttaactttcctttgttccttcttgCCTCTCCCTAACTCCTCAATTCTTCTCCCTGTTTATAGAAGGTATCCCTGTTAGCAGTTTGCAGGGTATTCTTTGGgactcatttctattttattttatttattttattagtattattattatttaaattttagatggactgtcactctgtcacccaggctggagtgcaatggcacgatctcacctcactgcaacctccgcctcccaggttcaagcgattctcctgcctcccaagtagctgggactgcaggcatgtgctaccacacccgcctaatttttgtatttttagtagagatgaggtttcattgtgttggccaggctggtctccaactcatgacctcaagcaatccgcccgccttggcctcccgaagtgctgggattacaggcgtgagccactgcatctggccatgcccagcccctttggGACTCATTtctgtgtatttaaatatatatgcattgttATGGTGCACGTTATCctgcaatttgctttttttcacttgttGATACATGTAGATCTCATTTTTAACTTTGTTTCATATTCCAGAGTATTATTATAAtcatcctttttttaattttagagatgaggtcttactctgtcatccaggttggagtgcagtggcacaatcatagctcactgtagcctcaaactcctggggtcagtCTTTCCAcatcagcatcccaagtagccgggactataggggtgcaccaccgcacctcgcttattttttaattttttgcagtcagggtcttgtcatgttgcccaggctagtctcccaCCTTATAATCACTCTTAtgtggttttaaatattttgcttttacagTATTGTGATGTAACATTGTATCTTTGTCCACACATTAAAGTATTGTCCACATATTACAGTATTGTGATGTAACATGATATCTTTGTCCACACGTTTATGTATTATCCACACATTACAGTATTGTGATGTAACATTGTATCTCTGTCCACACATTTAAGTATTGTCCACACATTACAGTATTGCGATGTAACACTGTATCTTTGTCTACACGTTTCTCTTGTGTGGATGCCTAAAGTAGAGTTGTTGGTTCAAAGgatatgcatatttaaaaatatagtagaTATTGTCTAATTCCCCTCCAAAAAGGCTTTATCAGTGTATACACTTACCAAGAATATATGACAATATGGGTTTCTGAGTTCAGTTGTCACCAGTGGATATTGTACACCTTAACACTTCTTAACACAGCAACCCCAAGTCATTGATACTATCAGTcccataaagaaaaataaccGCTTGAGAAATAACTTTCTGGTTTGTAAGTTTCATAATCAGCCTTGTTAATACTCACGGCTCATGACTAGTAAGAAAGTTATAAGGAACACTATTTCCTAACCAATTTCTGTTCTTCTGAGATGAAAGCGGTAGATTACGCATACAGCATAGAGAGAAAGGTATttatggagagagggagggaaagagacacCTAGACACATGACCCCTGCACCACTAAATTGCCAGGAACATCAGAATCGAGTTCAAGTCAGTAAAGCCACCTTGGGTGCCTGTTCTATGGAAAGCTCTGTAGACATCTCAGAAATGAGGATGACTGCTGAATGAATCGGGGAAGAACAGTGattttgcaaattattttcttgGTCATCAAAAATTTTCTTGACACAACCTCTGTGTAGTGCCTTGAAAGTTGTCAGCCAGAATTGCGTCATGTTTCAGTAACACACTTAAGCTTTCCATTTACTTCCTCAACTCTAGCTCATTGTCTCCATAACTCGTATTTGACAGCATTGAAAAGGTTATGAAGATACTAAAATCCTTATTCTCTACATCACAGCACCTTGTCTCCACAGAAGCTCATTCAACAGAAATATCAAACCCTGAAActaaattggcttttatttgaaAACAAGTTCAGGCCGGGCCACGGCGgctcgcccctgtaatcccagcaccttgggaggccgaggtgggcagatcacctgaggtcaggagttcgagaccagcctagccaacacggtgaaaccccgtctctactaaaaatacaaaaattagctgggcgtgctggtgtgtgcctgtagtcccagctactcgggaggccgaggcaggaaaatcacttgaacccaggaggtggaggttgcagtgagccgagattgcgccactacactcgagcctgggcgacagagcgagactctgtctcaaaaaagaaaaaaaggaaagaaggaagtaagTCCAAAGCATGCCAAGATGAAAAAGTGCTTCTGTCATCCAAGTTTtcagtgctgaaaaaaaatgaagagggtTTATGTAGGCACACCCACCTTTGAAATGACAGCCAGTGCATTTGTACTGCTGCTGTTAGTGCTTGTAATCTTGAAGGCAAAGTAGTTTTTGCtattcaattttgtttatatatatatatatatatatatacacacacacatttttttttctttttttttttttttttttaagagatagggtctcactctgtcacccaggctggagtgcagtgacacaatcatggctctctgcagccttgacctcacaggcccaggtgatcctcccacctcagcctcccaagtagctgggactacagctgggACTACATTCCTGGCGAAGatttttattgtaaatgaaaGACCAGATTTTTATAATAGGGACAATCATCAGCTTAACTTTATTGCACATCTATCAAGCATAATAGACTTCATTTTTTATAACACTTTTCTAGAAGACCTAAAATTGTTGCCTTCTGAggaaattgttaattttttttctgtccagcAAAGTTACCTAAAATAAAGGGAGAGAGATTTCCATCTGTTTTCCAGACCCTTAAAGTAGTATTGGCACTGAGAATAAGCAGCTGAGAACTAATAAAGCGTGTGTATAATGACATTGTAGAATTAGAAAATCCAGTGATAAAATTGCATTTTCTAGCAGCTTAtctaaatttatgtatatattttttcctattatcaAAATTGCTGCAAGAAAGATGTTTTGTCAGTTGTAGGAAGTGTTTGGGGTTCATATATTCTCAAGAATCTAGTTTTTGCATTACATTTTTGTTGCATTAGGATATTAAGTCTCTAGGTTCTTTTTTTAGTCTCtaggttcttttttgttttgttttgttttgttcttctcaagacggagtcttgctctgtcgcccaggctggagtgcagtggcacgatctcggctcactgcaacctccacttcctaggttcaaacgattctcgtgcctcagcctcccgagtagctgggattgtaggtgcctgccaccacgcctggctaatttttatatttttagtagagacagggtctttaactcctgacctcaggtgatcctatTTGAAGTGCTTTTCATTGTGTTGTAATTGAAGAGCTTTGGCAACCCTCAAAATGCTGATTGAACACCTTGTCCTTTCTTGCAAATTTCATTCCTTACATGTAAGAGAGAGGTTTGTAAC is a window encoding:
- the CEP20 gene encoding centrosomal protein 20 isoform X3, translated to MATVAELKVVLKDTLEKKGVLGHLKARIRAEVFNALDDDREPRPSLSHENLLINELIREYLEFNKYKYTASVLIAESGQPVVPLDRQFLIHELNAFEESKDNTIPLLHGILAHFLHGTKDGIQNAFLKGPSLQPSDPSLGRQPSRRKPMGMSFPRFII
- the CEP20 gene encoding centrosomal protein 20 isoform X1; this translates as MATVAELKVVLKDTLEKKGVLGHLKARIRAEVFNALDDDREPRPSLSHENLLINELIREYLEFNKYKYTASVLIAESGQPVVPLDRQFLIHELNAFEESKDNTIPLLHGILAHFLHGTKDGIQNAFLKGPSLQPSDPSLGRQPSRRKPMDGLSLCHPGWSAMARSHLTATSASQVQAILLPPK